One region of Baekduia soli genomic DNA includes:
- a CDS encoding GNAT family protein — translation MDLDTWLAAPLVRTHHRRRSDAAPDVLWDAASSVRLGDCRVLGRLIRARIPGLPAALTFRDMFGSDPFNILETGDRHLLSGLCGRIWTVRRDFSALSAPEDFLTWRVPGTVRVLFATWVEPAHGGSVLVSEVRVAPVDRRAGMYVRGLGPFIAAFQGLVAVEPMGLAVQRARPLAGS, via the coding sequence GTGGACCTCGACACCTGGCTCGCCGCGCCGCTCGTGCGCACGCACCACCGCCGCCGCAGCGACGCCGCCCCCGACGTGCTGTGGGACGCCGCGTCGTCGGTGCGCCTGGGCGACTGCCGCGTCCTGGGCCGCCTCATCCGCGCCCGGATCCCGGGCCTGCCCGCGGCCCTGACGTTCCGCGACATGTTCGGGAGCGACCCCTTCAACATCCTCGAGACCGGCGACCGGCACCTGCTCTCCGGGCTGTGCGGGCGGATCTGGACCGTGCGCCGGGACTTCTCGGCGCTGTCGGCGCCCGAGGACTTCCTGACCTGGCGGGTGCCCGGGACGGTGCGGGTCCTGTTCGCGACCTGGGTCGAGCCGGCCCACGGCGGGTCGGTCCTGGTCAGCGAGGTGCGCGTCGCGCCCGTCGACCGGCGGGCCGGGATGTACGTCCGCGGCCTCGGGCCGTTCATCGCCGCCTTCCAGGGGCTCGTCGCGGTCGAGCCGATGGGCCTCGCGGTGCAGCGGGCGCGGCCGCTCGCCGGCTCCTGA
- a CDS encoding class I SAM-dependent methyltransferase — MTDHAATRGARKEHALQLFAGLPRHYDRVGAALSFGQDPRWRRAMVDRIGAHPGQRVLDVATGTGMVAQALVRRYGCSIVGLDQSPHMLAGARARLAGDPQLARRVTLVTGEAEHLPFDDGAFDHLTFTYLLRYVDDPAATLRELARVVAPGGRIATLEFGVPDPGPLRSLWDLWTRAGLPAAGRLVSREWAQTGRFLARSIPGFYARHPLDTLPGLWEEAGIGGVGVRRMSFGAGVVMWGTRDGGGDPRPA, encoded by the coding sequence ATGACCGACCACGCGGCGACCCGCGGCGCCCGCAAGGAGCACGCGCTGCAGCTGTTCGCCGGGCTCCCGCGCCACTACGACCGCGTCGGCGCGGCGCTGAGCTTCGGCCAGGACCCGCGCTGGCGCCGGGCGATGGTCGACCGGATCGGCGCGCACCCCGGCCAGCGCGTGCTCGACGTGGCCACGGGCACGGGGATGGTCGCCCAGGCGCTCGTGCGCCGCTACGGCTGCTCGATCGTCGGCCTGGACCAGAGCCCGCACATGCTCGCCGGCGCCCGCGCGCGGCTGGCCGGAGACCCGCAGCTGGCGCGCCGGGTGACGCTGGTGACCGGCGAGGCCGAGCACCTGCCGTTCGACGACGGCGCGTTCGACCACCTCACGTTCACCTACCTGCTGCGCTACGTCGACGACCCCGCCGCAACCCTGCGCGAGCTGGCGCGCGTCGTGGCGCCGGGCGGGCGGATCGCGACGCTGGAGTTCGGCGTCCCGGACCCGGGGCCGCTGCGCAGCCTCTGGGACCTGTGGACCCGCGCGGGGCTCCCGGCCGCCGGGCGGCTGGTCTCGCGTGAGTGGGCGCAGACGGGCCGCTTCCTGGCCCGCAGCATCCCGGGCTTCTACGCGCGCCACCCGCTCGACACGCTGCCCGGGCTGTGGGAGGAGGCCGGGATCGGCGGCGTCGGCGTGCGGCGCATGAGCTTCGGCGCGGGCGTGGTCATGTGGGGCACGAGGGACGGCGGCGGCGATCCACGGCCCGCTTGA
- a CDS encoding ATP-dependent DNA ligase: MLFAELAVTSAAVAGARSRREKARLLADALRRLDPGEVEAGVAHLSGELRQRRTGVGWAALRDLPAPAAEPTLQVGDVDAALQRLAALAGPGSQAARRDGVAALFGRATAPEQAFLRALIGGELRQGALAGVMAEAVAAATGIPRAAVDRAAMLAGDPRIVAQVALRAGEQGLAAFALQVGRPVGPMLASPAASLEDAMERAGEAAVDVKLDGARIQVHRDGGDVAIFSRSLDDLTARLPGVVAAALELPVRRVVLDGEALALDAAGRPAPFQVTSSRIASGAPGIVGVLFDVLHLDGEDLLDAPLARRAQALEAAVPEALRVQRVLTGDVAAARAHFDAALAAGHEGVVVKDLGAPYAAGRRGAGWLKVKPRHTLDLVVLAAEWGHGRRRGWLSNLHLGARAVGGEGFVMLGKTFKGLTDVMLAWQTERLLALETGRDGIVVHVAPELVVEVAFDGVQTSPRYPGGVALRFARVLRHREDKPAAAADDLAAVLALRR, encoded by the coding sequence GTGCTGTTCGCCGAGCTGGCCGTCACCTCCGCCGCCGTCGCCGGGGCCCGCTCGCGACGGGAGAAGGCCCGGCTGCTGGCCGACGCGCTGCGCCGCCTGGATCCGGGCGAGGTCGAGGCGGGCGTGGCCCACCTCAGCGGCGAGCTGCGCCAGCGCCGGACGGGGGTCGGCTGGGCGGCGCTGCGCGACCTGCCCGCCCCGGCCGCCGAGCCGACGCTGCAGGTCGGCGACGTCGACGCTGCGCTGCAGCGGCTGGCGGCGCTGGCCGGCCCCGGCTCGCAGGCGGCGCGCCGCGACGGCGTCGCGGCGCTGTTCGGGCGCGCGACGGCGCCCGAGCAGGCGTTCCTGCGCGCGCTGATCGGCGGCGAGCTGCGCCAGGGCGCGCTGGCCGGCGTCATGGCCGAGGCGGTCGCCGCCGCGACCGGCATCCCGCGCGCGGCCGTCGACCGCGCCGCGATGCTGGCCGGCGACCCGCGGATCGTCGCCCAGGTCGCGCTGCGCGCGGGCGAGCAGGGCCTCGCCGCCTTCGCCCTGCAGGTCGGTCGCCCGGTGGGCCCGATGCTCGCCTCCCCGGCGGCGTCGCTGGAGGACGCGATGGAGCGCGCGGGCGAGGCGGCGGTCGACGTCAAGCTCGACGGCGCGCGCATCCAGGTCCACCGCGACGGCGGCGACGTCGCGATCTTCAGCCGCTCGCTCGACGACCTCACCGCCCGGCTTCCCGGCGTCGTGGCCGCCGCGCTGGAGCTGCCGGTCCGCCGCGTGGTGCTCGACGGCGAGGCGCTGGCGCTGGACGCCGCCGGTCGCCCCGCGCCGTTCCAGGTCACCTCGTCGCGGATCGCCTCGGGCGCGCCGGGCATCGTCGGGGTGCTCTTCGACGTCCTGCACCTCGACGGCGAGGACCTCCTGGACGCGCCCCTCGCGCGCCGCGCGCAGGCGCTGGAGGCGGCGGTCCCCGAGGCGCTGCGGGTGCAGCGGGTGCTCACGGGCGACGTGGCCGCCGCCCGGGCGCACTTCGACGCCGCGCTGGCCGCCGGCCACGAGGGCGTGGTCGTCAAGGATCTCGGCGCCCCCTACGCGGCGGGCCGCCGCGGCGCGGGATGGCTGAAGGTCAAGCCGCGCCACACGCTCGACCTCGTCGTGCTCGCCGCCGAGTGGGGCCACGGGCGGCGCCGCGGGTGGCTGAGCAACCTGCACCTCGGCGCGCGGGCGGTCGGCGGCGAGGGCTTCGTCATGCTCGGCAAGACGTTCAAGGGCCTGACCGACGTCATGCTCGCCTGGCAGACCGAGCGCCTGCTCGCCCTGGAGACCGGCCGCGACGGGATCGTCGTGCACGTGGCGCCCGAGCTCGTCGTCGAGGTCGCCTTCGACGGGGTGCAGACCTCGCCGCGCTACCCCGGCGGGGTGGCCCTGCGCTTCGCCCGCGTCCTGCGCCACCGCGAGGACAAGCCGGCCGCCGCGGCCGACGACCTCGCCGCGGTCCTCGCGCTCAGGCGTTGA
- a CDS encoding MFS transporter, with amino-acid sequence MAVAQDPAAQARRRRLDAGFWSVAYAFTVVMAFSTVPSPLYGLYQQRDGFSSFTITVIYGAYAIGVIASLVFAGHVSDWHGRRRVLVPAVAVSVLSALVFLAWREVPGLLIARVVNGLSVGVVTATATAWLAELHAEARPGDGPRRAQLVATTVNLGGLGLGPLISGALAQWVARPLAVPYVVFVALLLLAVVLVAVAPETRRRADPMPAYRPQRVAVPEAARGRFAAAAAGAFVSFGALGLFTGLSATFLGGALHHPSHALAGVAVFVTFWAGVVAQAAMQSWRLRRMLATGIGLMLAGLALTVVAAWLSTPSLALFLAGGALAGGGIGAVFKGAIGTVGSISAPESRAEALAGLFLAGYVGLSVPVVGVGIALQHLSVRTTLLGFALVVGAAMVAAAPRLLAAEPGPGGGGDRVNA; translated from the coding sequence ATGGCCGTCGCCCAGGATCCCGCCGCCCAGGCCCGCCGGCGCCGCCTCGACGCCGGCTTCTGGTCGGTGGCCTATGCGTTCACCGTCGTCATGGCCTTCTCGACCGTGCCGAGCCCGCTGTACGGCCTCTACCAGCAGCGCGACGGGTTCTCCTCGTTCACGATCACCGTCATCTACGGGGCCTACGCGATCGGGGTCATCGCCAGCCTCGTGTTCGCCGGCCACGTCTCGGACTGGCACGGCCGGCGGCGCGTGCTCGTGCCGGCCGTCGCGGTCTCGGTCCTCAGCGCCCTGGTCTTCCTGGCCTGGCGCGAGGTGCCCGGCCTGCTCATCGCGCGCGTGGTCAACGGCCTCTCGGTCGGGGTCGTCACGGCGACCGCGACCGCGTGGCTGGCCGAGCTGCACGCCGAGGCGCGGCCCGGCGACGGGCCGCGGCGCGCGCAACTGGTGGCCACGACGGTCAACCTCGGCGGGCTGGGCCTGGGGCCGCTGATCTCCGGGGCGCTGGCGCAGTGGGTCGCCCGGCCGCTCGCCGTGCCCTACGTCGTGTTCGTCGCGCTCCTGCTGCTGGCGGTCGTGCTCGTGGCCGTCGCGCCCGAGACCCGGCGCCGCGCCGACCCGATGCCCGCCTACCGGCCCCAGCGCGTCGCGGTCCCCGAGGCCGCGCGCGGGCGGTTCGCCGCCGCGGCCGCCGGCGCGTTCGTGTCCTTCGGCGCGCTCGGCCTCTTCACGGGCCTCAGCGCGACGTTCCTGGGCGGTGCGCTGCACCACCCGTCGCACGCGCTGGCGGGCGTCGCGGTGTTCGTGACGTTCTGGGCCGGCGTCGTCGCGCAGGCCGCGATGCAGTCCTGGCGGCTGCGCCGGATGTTGGCCACCGGCATCGGGCTCATGCTCGCCGGGCTGGCGCTCACGGTCGTCGCTGCGTGGCTGTCGACGCCGAGCCTGGCCCTGTTCCTCGCGGGCGGCGCCCTGGCCGGCGGCGGCATCGGCGCGGTGTTCAAGGGCGCGATCGGCACGGTGGGCTCGATCTCGGCCCCCGAGTCGCGTGCCGAGGCGCTGGCCGGCCTGTTCCTGGCGGGCTACGTCGGGCTGTCGGTGCCGGTCGTCGGCGTGGGGATCGCGCTGCAGCACCTCAGCGTGCGCACGACCCTGCTGGGCTTCGCCCTGGTCGTCGGCGCCGCGATGGTCGCCGCCGCCCCGCGCCTGCTGGCCGCCGAGCCCGGGCCGGGCGGCGGCGGCGACCGCGTCAACGCCTGA